The Trachemys scripta elegans isolate TJP31775 chromosome 14, CAS_Tse_1.0, whole genome shotgun sequence genome segment gtaacagggtttaaaagagagctggataaattcatggaggttaagtccatgaatggctattagccaggatgggtaaggaagggtgtccttagcctctgtttgtcagaaggtggagatggatggcagaggagagatcacttgatcattacctgttaggttcactccctctggggcacctggcattggccactgtcggtagacaggatactgggctagatggacctttggtctgaccctgtatggccgttcctatgttcttatgtgttCTTCTTATgatgttcctagcctctgtttgccagaagctgggaatgggcgacaggggatggctcacttggtgattccctgttctgttcattccctctggggcacctggcattggccactgttagggTACTGTCACGATAGAGACAGGACACTGAGATAGATtgcccattggtctgatccagtctggccactcttatgttcttaggttTCTGTTTTGTAGCCAAGCTGTGCCCCAAGTCAGCAGTTTCCCTCTTGCCCTTATGACTACATCGTGTCTTTAAATGGCTCCTATGAGGGACTTTGTCACAGACTTCTTGAGAGTTCCCATCGTTATAGTGACCAACTGCTGTTTAACTACTCTGTGCCTGACACAGGCGCAACATTCTGGTTTTCAAGAGGTGCTAATCTGTCCTGCTACTCTGGGCGTTTTCTTCTGCTGAAGAATGTCGTCGTCCCTTGGGGAGTGGAACATGGAGCGAATACCGGATGCAGAGTCTTAGTGACTAATGATGTATGTTCCCAGGTGACAGAAGTGAAACGTTTCACTACCCCCGAGGAGCTAATGAGCTTTCTGCACAGCTTTAATGCGCAACTGTGGAATCAATCACCGGAGGAGGGACCTCATGCGCTGGATGCCACTAAGTTCACCTTTACAGCCTCAGTTATCGCTTGCTGCTTCTACGATGGTCCCCAGGGTGGCGCTGACTTCCACCACTTCTATGGCGCTTCCCTCTCATGTAAGGGGCGCCATGAAAGATGCATCATGATTGCGTTGTCCTCTGTAAAAACATGGCATAAGGCTGTGGCCTATGCAGTGCAACATAAGGGTGATGGTCCGGCCATCACTTTCCCTGAGGGGGTGTGGAGCCAGGCCTTTCAGTTTAGTgttaaagaacaaaaatatcaGGAGAAGTCACCCTGTGAGAAGTGTCAGCAATTGTTTAGGAACGTGAACTTTCAGCCCCCTCCCATTGCCCCCCCAAACGGGGGCCCGTGGCAGTATGGGAACTGCGCTGAGGTGGAGTCCTTGAGCAAACTCCTGCTGGGGACCAGAGTGGTGGAGGAGGGAGTTCGGTCAACAAGCACACCCCCTCTAAACTATGAAGCCATAGAGAGGGACTTCACAGGTGAAATCGAGGCAAAAGTTAAAGCAAAGCTTATTCAGAAGCTGGGGTCAAGACAGTTCAAGGCCAAGCCATTACAGTTTTTCAGTCTCCAGTGACTGAGCGTGGCAGCGATGGGGGAGTCAGGCTGGCATTCTGTGCAGCTCCGGCACCCTCCTGATCGGGGGCTGTTGCAGGGGTCACAGGTTCTCTGGTTCTACCTCCCCCTCCAACACAGCCCACAGcagcag includes the following:
- the LOC117887690 gene encoding uncharacterized protein LOC117887690 isoform X2 codes for the protein MAGETMGTLWDHDWEGRWAGGSPKGGACVHQNSVPESISAFYQMLHAIFFFGRIHKTPIEPREFLPEPYQDAFRRLYPAPFEQCTTHLPTKTPYSILLDYVTEVKRFTTPEELMSFLHSFNAQLWNQSPEEGPHALDATKFTFTASVIACCFYDGPQGGADFHHFYGASLSCKGRHERCIMIALSSVKTWHKAVAYAVQHKGDGPAITFPEGVWSQAFQFSVKEQKYQEKSPCEKCQQLFRNVNFQPPPIAPPNGGPWQYGNCAEVESLSKLLLGTRVVEEGVRSTSTPPLNYEAIERDFTGEIEAKVKAKLIQKLGSRQFKAKPLQFFSLQ
- the LOC117887690 gene encoding uncharacterized protein LOC117887690 isoform X1; this translates as MSVGCSMHWHKAVELCSLPVGQVGSLCLWLWVPQDDWPGPDCCDLSALFLQNEPNLPPEKRKNKRIVQRNETLRSNLVKSGLQFIDRFVELLKETKDAPKDTQKKYLQKMLHAIFFFGRIHKTPIEPREFLPEPYQDAFRRLYPAPFEQCTTHLPTKTPYSILLDYVTEVKRFTTPEELMSFLHSFNAQLWNQSPEEGPHALDATKFTFTASVIACCFYDGPQGGADFHHFYGASLSCKGRHERCIMIALSSVKTWHKAVAYAVQHKGDGPAITFPEGVWSQAFQFSVKEQKYQEKSPCEKCQQLFRNVNFQPPPIAPPNGGPWQYGNCAEVESLSKLLLGTRVVEEGVRSTSTPPLNYEAIERDFTGEIEAKVKAKLIQKLGSRQFKAKPLQFFSLQ